Proteins from a genomic interval of Triplophysa dalaica isolate WHDGS20190420 chromosome 21, ASM1584641v1, whole genome shotgun sequence:
- the LOC130410452 gene encoding uncharacterized protein LOC130410452 gives MEKELHQRAEICLPRKKKVLESFHSNTFRIFDETLPERLDPTDVYQNHKYLVRDPQENEMLKSHNIPHPVNAKFIRTNVRFLNEPVAHMETRHTMAEQFNWWSGLTNQDVPGKAPYSKATTQRCDFQPVKDVPVIRLRESNRPPALGIIPTISFIDQPDSPLHSGRHMTDPTTRDRAFVWGVREAGGPGTFQRAAGPPSPSAGTANQLK, from the exons ATGGAAAAGGAATTGCACCAGCGAGCAGAAATATGTCTCCCTCGAAAAAAGAAGGTTTTGGAGTCCTTCCA CTCAAACACCTTCCGGATATTTGATGAAACGTTACCGGAGCGTCTTGATCCAACCGATGTCTATCAGAACCATAAATATCTTGTGAGAGACCCACAAGAGAATGAGATGTTAAAGAGTCACAACATCCCACATCCTGTAAATGCCaaattcatcagaacaaacgtCAGATTCCTCAATGAACCCGTCGCTCACATGGAGACAAGACACACTATGGCAGAACAG tttaactGGTGGTCAGGCTTAACTAATCAAGATGTTCCCGGCAAAGCTCCTTACAGTAAAGCCACAACTCAGAGATGTGATTTCCAGCCTGTTAAAGACGTTCCGGTCATCAGATTACGAGAATCAAACAGACCCCCAGCTTTAGGAATTA TTCCAACGATAAGTTTCATTGATCAACCAGACAGTCCTCTTCATTCTGGAAGACACATGACCGACCCGACCACG cgtGACAGGGCGTTCGTGTGGGGAGTCAGGGAGGCGGGGGGGCCCGGTACATTCCAGAGAGCAGCCGGTCCACCATCGCCCTCGGCAGGGACGGCTAACCAGCTGAAGTGA